The Stenotrophomonas indicatrix DNA segment CGTGGTTGCCGGCCAGCGGCCGGCACTACCGCCACGCGTCAATCGCCGACGATTCGCCCATCCACCACCCGCGCTACCTGCTGGCCGAACACCGCCACGTCCTGCGGATCGTGGCTGATCAGCAGCAGCGGAATACCGGTTTCATCCAGCACGGTTTCCAGCTCCTGACGCAGGTGCTGGCGCAGGTCGTGGTCGAGCGCCGCGAACGGTTCGTCCAGCAGCAGCGCCTGCGGCCGCATCACCAGCGCCCGCGCCAACGCCGTACGCTGGCGCTGGCCACCGGATACCTGTGACGGCAGCAGATCCGCCACATGCTCGATACGGAACGCCTGCAACCACTGCTCCACTGCATCGACGCGGGTCCCGCGCTGCGGATTCAACCAGCCCCGCTGCAGCCCGAACGCCACGTTCTGGCGCACGCTCAGGTGCGGGAACAGCGCGTAATCCTGGAACACATATCCCAAGCGGCGACGCTGCGGTGGCAGATCAATCCCAGCACCTGCATCGAACAGCGCCTGCCCGTGGAGACGCACATGGCCATGCTCCGGGCGCAACAGGCCGGCCACCGCTTTCAGCGTCAGGCTCTTGCCGGCACCCGAGGGCCCGAACAGCACCACCTGCCGCTGCGTGCACTGCAATGCAACGTCCAGTTCGAAGGTCTGGCCGGATGCCTGCAATCGCCGCTTTACCTGCAGGTCAAGCCACATCGCGCAGCTCCCGGCGGCGCCCGCCCACCAGCCGTGCGGCCAGCAGCAGGATCACGATGCATACCACCGACGTCAGGATCACCAGCGCATTGGCCTTGCCATCCTGCCCCGCCTGCACGGCTTCATAGATGGCGATCGACAAGGTCTGCGTGCGGCCGGGAATGCTGCCGGCCACCATCAGCGTGGCGCCGAATTCACCCATCGCCCGTGCGAACGCCAGCAGCAGGCCAGCCAGAATCCCGCGCCAGGCCAGCGGCAGGGTAATGCGGAAGAACACCGCCGCCTCGGACACACCCAGCGTGCGTGCGGCCTGCTCCAACTGACCATCCACTTCTTCGAATGCGGCGCGTGCCGGCTTGAACACCAGCGGCAACGACGCTACCGCGGCAGCGATCACCGCCGCCTGCCAGGTAAATACCAGATTGATACCGAACCACGACTGCAGCCAGGCACCGATCGGGCCATTGCGCCCGATCAGTACCAGCAGGTAGTAGCCCAGCACCGTCGGCGGCAGCACCATCGGCAGGGTCAGTATCGAATCCAGCAGCTCCCGACCGGGAAAGCGCCGTCGCGCCAGCAGCGCGCCAAGTGCCACGCCTGCTACTAGATTGATCGCGGTGGCCCAGCCGGCCACCTTCAACGACAATCCCAGTGCGCTCCAGTCCAGGTCCATCCGTCAGGGCTTGCCGAACCCGTGCTTCTGCAGGATCGCCTGGCCCTGCGCCGAACGCACGAACGCTGCGAAGCGCTTGGCTTCCACCGGCTGCGTGCTGGCCTGCACCACCGCGAGCGGATAGGCGATGCGTCCGGCAACCGGAACGTCGAACGCGCGCCGCACGCGATCCGGCATCGCCTGCGCGTCGGTAGCGTAGACAAAGCCCGCATCCACCTCGCCCCGTGCCACGTAATCCAGCGACTGCCGCACGTTCTGCGTACTGATCACCTTGCCCTGCACTGCCGGCCACAGCTTTGCGGCCTGCAGCGCACCCTGCGCGTAGCGACCCACCGGCACGCTGTCCGGGTTGCCCAGTGCAATGCGCTGCACGCCGGCACCCGCCAGATCGGCCAGTGCGCGCGGCGGCGCCTTCGCCTGCGGCGGCACCACCACCCACAGCGCGTTCACTGCGAAGACCGCACGCGTACCCGCTGCCAGCAGCTTCTGCTGCGCCGCCTGGTCCATCGTTGTTTCATCGGCCGAGGCGAACACATCCACCGGCGCGCCCCGCGCGATCTGCTGCAGCAGCACGCCGGAGGCAGCAAAGTTGAAGTCGACCTTGCTGCCCGGGTTTGCCTTCTCGTAGGCGGCGCCCAGCTCGCGGAAGCTCTCGGTCAGGCTGGATGCCGCCGACACGGTAAGGTTGCCGGCCCACGCAGGCAGCGTGACCAGCAGACCCAGAAACACCATTGCGCATCGCTTCATCGTCGGCTCCCTGGCCAGGTTCAATCGGGGTCGTTCTCATCTGCGACGGCCAGCGCCGCCAACCGGTCGGGTTGCAGCAGCAGGATTTCGCGCTGCTTCACCGCAATCACGCCGTCATCGCTCAGCCGCCGCAGCACCCGGCTGGCCGTCTCCGGCGCCATCCGCAGATAGTTGGCGATCTCGGTGCGGGCCATGGTCAGGTTGAAGCGGGTCGCGGAAAAACCACGCCGTGCATAACGGGCCGACATATCCAGCAGGAACGCGGCCATCCGCTCTTCGGTGCGGTGATTGGCCGCCAGCGTGGCAACCTTGCCGATCTCCGCACTGAGCAGGCTGAACAGCTTCGCCTGCAGCCCCGGCATGCGGGTGGCCAGCAGGCTCAGCTTGGGGAACGAGATACGGCACAGGTGCACCGTATCCAGAGCCACCGCATTGCAGGGGAAGCGTGAGCCATGAATCGCGTTGAGCCCGATCACCTCGCCCGGCAGCGCAAAGCCCAGCACCTGTTCGTTGCCCTGGCTGTCATCGACGAAGGTCTTGACCATGCCTGCGCGCACTGCCGCGATGGAATCGAAAGCCTCTCCCGCGCGGAAAATGTAGTCGCCCGCATGGAACGGCCCTACATGGTCAACCAGCACATGCAGTTCGCCCAGCGCCGTCTTGTCATAGCCCTGCGACATGCACGCATCGGAGAAGGCACAGGTGCTGCAGAAATGCAGCGCATCGCCATCATCGGCGGCGGCGGGATTCGGCGTGGTGCGGCCAGGTCTGGCCTGGGAACGCGGAGTCGAAGACATCGGGACAGCACTCAAGCGATGGCGGCCGCCGGCCGGAAGCATGCGGCCATCATACGCCACAGCAACCGCCCTTCCTCGGCAAGGCGAAGCACGCGGCCGTCCCAGCGCGCCCAGCCACGCACGAGCAGCGGTGCGAGTGCGGGCGGGGTCTCGGCGAAGCACTCATCGAAGGGAACATCATTGCGCCACTCGAAGGCGGCAGCATCCAGCGCATGGTCGCAGGCGATGCTCTGCGCGACCTCGGCGGCCAGACGTTCCTGCTCTGACAGGATCAGGCCCGCGGCCACGCCCACATGCCCCGCCTGCAGGCGGGCCTGCCAGCACTCAAGGTCATCCTCCGTCCGGTAGAACACCTCACCGATCTGGCTGCACGCCGCCAGGCCGATGCCGATGAAATCGCTGCGATCGCGGCGCGGCACGCCCGCCAGATCGCAATGACGCTGACCGTCGCCCGGGCCGTTCGGATCCTGCAGGTCGCCGCGCTGATGATGGTCGCCACCGATACCCACATAGCCCGCCTCGCGCAGCAATCGCCACGCCTGCAGCCAGCGTTCCGATGAGGGATGATCAGGCAGCGCGCATGGCGCCGGCAGCAGCACGCGCTCGGGCGCATCTGCCAGCACGGCGTGCAATCGCCCGATGAACCCCGCATCCTCCGCCGCAGGCACACGCAACTGGTAGTAGCGTGCGGTAAAACCCGCGTCGCGCGCCTGCGCCAGCACCGCCGGGCCAGGTGCATCGGCGCGGTCGATCACGTTCAGCCGGGTGCAGCCCACCGCACGCAGTTGTGCGGGCGCCACGGCGCTGCCGGCATCCAGCCGCACCTCCACCTGCGGCCGGGCAACGGTGCGCAGGTGCTGCGGCACTGCATCCAGCAACTGCCCCAGCAGTGTCGGCGGCAGTGCTTCGGCCAGACCCAGCTGCAGCACCATCGCTACCACTTCGCGGTCCTCGGCCAGAGCATCAGCCTGCAGGCGCAACGCGGCCAGCAACGTGTCCAGATAGCGTTCGGCCGGGACGTCGCGGCCCATGCGGCCGGTCTGGAAACCCAGCGTCAGCCCACGCGGAATCAGGTGCTCGTTGCTGGCGCGCACGGCGGCACGCCAGCCGCTTTCACCGAAGCCGGCACTGAACTGGTCGGGCGGCGGAAACAGCACGTGGCGGGGTTGCCGCAGCAATGCCGCCTGCAGCGCCGTGTCCTCGCTCGCATCAACATGGAAGCTCATGACGGTCATCCTCGCGCGTTCCTCTTCGCACAGCCCTGATTGAAATCAAGCGTGGCGCATTGCGTTGCTGGTGCCGCGTGCCCGCTCCGCGGCAGCCGCATCGATGGCCTCCGGCAGGTCGGTCTCGCGATCGATCTGCGGGAAATGTCGACGCTCCATCCGGCGGATGGCGAAGTGCATCCACGCCAGCGCGGCGGACACCACCACGAACAGCAGCATGAAACAGCTGCTCCAGATACCCAGCGCATCGTTCAACGCACCGAACACGATCGGCAGGATGAAGCCACCCAAGCCACCGATCATGCCCACCACGCCACCCACCGCCCCCACGTGCCGGGGGTAATACACCGGGATGTGCTTGTAGACCGCAGCCTTGCCCAGCGACATGAAGAAGCCCAGCACGAACACCAGCACGGTGAACATCACCACGCCAATGGCCAGGTGGAAGTGGATCGGACCATGGATGCCCTTCACCACGTACTCGGTATCCGGATAGGCCAGCAGGAACGTACAGATGGCCGACACACCGAAGGTCCAGTACATCACCCGGCGCGCCCCCATCCGGTCCGACATCCAGCCGCCCACCACGCGGAACAGGCTGGCCGGGATTGAATAGCACGCTGCCAGCATGCCGGCGGTGCCGACGTCCATGCCGTACGCGCCCACCAGGTAATGCGGCAGCCACAAGGCCAGTGCCACGAAGCCACCGAACACGAAGAAGTAGTACAACGAGAACCGCCACACCTGCAGATTCTTCAACGGTGCCATCTGCTCGGCGAACGGCACTGGCTTCACCCCATCACGCCGGCGCTGCTCCAGCGAGGGGTCTTCCTTGCTGAACAGGAAAAACAGTACCGCCGTGATCGCCAGTGCCACTGCCCACACTTTGGCCACCATCATCCAGCCCGCCGCCACCATCACCATCGGCGCCAGCAGCTTGGTCACCGCTGAACCGATGTTGCCGGCACCGAAGATGCCCAGCGCCGTGCCCTGCTTGCTGGCCGGGAAGAACTTGGACACGTAGGCCACGCCCACCGAGAAATTGCCACCGGCAATACCCACGCACAGCGCGGCGAACAGGAACTGCGGGTAGGTGTGCGCGTAGGTCAGC contains these protein-coding regions:
- a CDS encoding ATP-binding cassette domain-containing protein, encoding MWLDLQVKRRLQASGQTFELDVALQCTQRQVVLFGPSGAGKSLTLKAVAGLLRPEHGHVRLHGQALFDAGAGIDLPPQRRRLGYVFQDYALFPHLSVRQNVAFGLQRGWLNPQRGTRVDAVEQWLQAFRIEHVADLLPSQVSGGQRQRTALARALVMRPQALLLDEPFAALDHDLRQHLRQELETVLDETGIPLLLISHDPQDVAVFGQQVARVVDGRIVGD
- the modB gene encoding molybdate ABC transporter permease subunit; the encoded protein is MDLDWSALGLSLKVAGWATAINLVAGVALGALLARRRFPGRELLDSILTLPMVLPPTVLGYYLLVLIGRNGPIGAWLQSWFGINLVFTWQAAVIAAAVASLPLVFKPARAAFEEVDGQLEQAARTLGVSEAAVFFRITLPLAWRGILAGLLLAFARAMGEFGATLMVAGSIPGRTQTLSIAIYEAVQAGQDGKANALVILTSVVCIVILLLAARLVGGRRRELRDVA
- the modA gene encoding molybdate ABC transporter substrate-binding protein, with amino-acid sequence MKRCAMVFLGLLVTLPAWAGNLTVSAASSLTESFRELGAAYEKANPGSKVDFNFAASGVLLQQIARGAPVDVFASADETTMDQAAQQKLLAAGTRAVFAVNALWVVVPPQAKAPPRALADLAGAGVQRIALGNPDSVPVGRYAQGALQAAKLWPAVQGKVISTQNVRQSLDYVARGEVDAGFVYATDAQAMPDRVRRAFDVPVAGRIAYPLAVVQASTQPVEAKRFAAFVRSAQGQAILQKHGFGKP
- a CDS encoding helix-turn-helix domain-containing protein, which translates into the protein MSSTPRSQARPGRTTPNPAAADDGDALHFCSTCAFSDACMSQGYDKTALGELHVLVDHVGPFHAGDYIFRAGEAFDSIAAVRAGMVKTFVDDSQGNEQVLGFALPGEVIGLNAIHGSRFPCNAVALDTVHLCRISFPKLSLLATRMPGLQAKLFSLLSAEIGKVATLAANHRTEERMAAFLLDMSARYARRGFSATRFNLTMARTEIANYLRMAPETASRVLRRLSDDGVIAVKQREILLLQPDRLAALAVADENDPD
- a CDS encoding coproporphyrinogen III oxidase: MSFHVDASEDTALQAALLRQPRHVLFPPPDQFSAGFGESGWRAAVRASNEHLIPRGLTLGFQTGRMGRDVPAERYLDTLLAALRLQADALAEDREVVAMVLQLGLAEALPPTLLGQLLDAVPQHLRTVARPQVEVRLDAGSAVAPAQLRAVGCTRLNVIDRADAPGPAVLAQARDAGFTARYYQLRVPAAEDAGFIGRLHAVLADAPERVLLPAPCALPDHPSSERWLQAWRLLREAGYVGIGGDHHQRGDLQDPNGPGDGQRHCDLAGVPRRDRSDFIGIGLAACSQIGEVFYRTEDDLECWQARLQAGHVGVAAGLILSEQERLAAEVAQSIACDHALDAAAFEWRNDVPFDECFAETPPALAPLLVRGWARWDGRVLRLAEEGRLLWRMMAACFRPAAAIA
- a CDS encoding nitrate/nitrite transporter — encoded protein: MNQALAPASAGQQQRALWLSTFAFTVCFAVWMIFSIIGIQISEQLGLTDTQFGLLIATPVLTGSVSRVFLGIWSDQFGGRKVMALVMLCGAVATWMLTYAHTYPQFLFAALCVGIAGGNFSVGVAYVSKFFPASKQGTALGIFGAGNIGSAVTKLLAPMVMVAAGWMMVAKVWAVALAITAVLFFLFSKEDPSLEQRRRDGVKPVPFAEQMAPLKNLQVWRFSLYYFFVFGGFVALALWLPHYLVGAYGMDVGTAGMLAACYSIPASLFRVVGGWMSDRMGARRVMYWTFGVSAICTFLLAYPDTEYVVKGIHGPIHFHLAIGVVMFTVLVFVLGFFMSLGKAAVYKHIPVYYPRHVGAVGGVVGMIGGLGGFILPIVFGALNDALGIWSSCFMLLFVVVSAALAWMHFAIRRMERRHFPQIDRETDLPEAIDAAAAERARGTSNAMRHA